The sequence below is a genomic window from Cicer arietinum cultivar CDC Frontier isolate Library 1 chromosome 6, Cicar.CDCFrontier_v2.0, whole genome shotgun sequence.
TCATATACTCACCATAATAAAGTGTACTCAAAGCAAAACCACCATTCCATACAGACCAACCTTTAGGATTAATCAAACCATCAAGATTACTTTTCATAACAACAGTTCTTGAATATTTTTGCCACGGTCTTCCAAGAAATGTTTTCACTGAATTCTGAACCGGTTTTAAATCATTTGAAGCAGTTATTCGACAGTTATGAATAATAATACCGGTATTTTCATTTGGATCTGTTCTTGCTTGTGCCGTTACAGTGTTCTGTTGGTTCCCCATTGGTTTTCTAACAAAGATGTTGCAGTTTTGAAGGACTGTAACGGCGTTACCAAAGATGAAATCAACGGTTCCGTAGATGTTACAATCACGGTAGAATTGACGTTGAGCGTAGACATATAATGTGTCTTGATAACCTTTGAAGGCGCAACGATAAAATACAGAGTAATCGGCGCCAGAACGTAGAGCCACTGCTTGATGATTTTGTGGTCCGGCTGTGTTTTCAAAAGTCATGTCCTTTGCTATGAAACCATCACCCATAATACCTACAATTATTATTCTCGGTTagaatttttcaaattatataaaattattattcaattagacaataatttgttgatttatattattctttttcaataatagaagatataaaatttgatgtttttatttaaaaaaatataaaaaaataaaattatatatatcttttacaGACAAATTAAATACAGATATATATGAAAGATGAGAAGGGATGGATACTCAttttaatataaagtaaaaatatatcaGCCGGCCATTATGTTTTGTGAGCTAGAATGATGTTAAAAATGTGATGgttatatatatgatttatagttttataataattgttataatatctagtggtgtttttatttttttgtttgaaatggtcttacaaatatataaaaagttgaACAAAAAAGTCTTTATTATGAAAGTGGAaactaattattaaaaatatattatttttattaaaaaatagggACCAAAAAGACTTTATTTTGTTAGGGaccaaaagaaaaaagttattaatttgaaaaaatgatatgttttgagatatttttatatatatgcaaaatgaatttaatcgagtgcaaaagttatttttatcattatttcaTTGTTGAAAATTAAGAATATGAGAAAAGAAGTTTGTGATGTACGCTGATATATGGTCCGTATACAGAAATAAGTACTATGCCTGTCCCTGTCTCCAATGGAGTCAAAGTGATATTtataatgtttatttaattcaaacttTGTTTTTATATTACTTTACAATTACCATTCCATGCATTGATCATATTATTTCTCCCATGCAAATAAAAAAGaactataataattttatgtatGAGTAATTATGAAATTGAAGAACTTACCAAAAGTAGCTGAACGAAAAGTAGTATAGCCATGTTGAGCATTGTGATTACTAGTAATAATTGTTGAATCCATTCCATCTCCAACAATCATTAAATTCTTCACTGTTTTTTTAACATCAACATTCTCTTTATAAACACCTCTTTTCACATAAACAACAACTCTTCCTTTTCCTCTTAGTTTTGCAGCTGCAGCAACACCCTCCGATATTGTTTTGTAGTTTCCACTTCCATCTTGTGCCACAACAATATCAGCTTCAATTGTTTCTTGAAGAAGCTTTCTATCTGAAAATGAAACCCAATTGGGAAATCCATCTGATAATAACCTtctccctccattttgtttatTGGTCGATGACGATGACGATGACGAGGACGAGGTCGAGGTCGAGGACAAAGAGTGGGACGAGGAAGCTATGGTGTTAGTAATGGACAAGGAATTGCTAAGCAATTTAGAGAAGTTACTTAACATGGATGGAAAGTAGTTTAGTTGAGAGGGAAGGTTAAAATCAATGAAACCATTTTGG
It includes:
- the LOC101502572 gene encoding pectinesterase; the encoded protein is MNNIPFSHMDKLSINFCIAYFLIFSLLFVHGKELSCNQTPYPHVCNHYIGTTTTNTLSTLDSSSFHDMALKVTMEQAIEAHKLVSTMELNNNFKDKRAKSAWEDCLELYEDTIYQLKRSINSNNINDKLTWQSASITNHQTCQNGFIDFNLPSQLNYFPSMLSNFSKLLSNSLSITNTIASSSHSLSSTSTSSSSSSSSSTNKQNGGRRLLSDGFPNWVSFSDRKLLQETIEADIVVAQDGSGNYKTISEGVAAAAKLRGKGRVVVYVKRGVYKENVDVKKTVKNLMIVGDGMDSTIITSNHNAQHGYTTFRSATFGIMGDGFIAKDMTFENTAGPQNHQAVALRSGADYSVFYRCAFKGYQDTLYVYAQRQFYRDCNIYGTVDFIFGNAVTVLQNCNIFVRKPMGNQQNTVTAQARTDPNENTGIIIHNCRITASNDLKPVQNSVKTFLGRPWQKYSRTVVMKSNLDGLINPKGWSVWNGGFALSTLYYGEYMNIGAGANTGGRVQWPGFHLITQSSEAAKFSVSNFLAGGSWISSTGVPFDAGL